A single window of Rhizobium sp. SL42 DNA harbors:
- the metG gene encoding methionine--tRNA ligase, which translates to MSDPYYITTAISYPNGKPHIGHAYELIATDAMARFQRLDGRDVFFLTGTDEHGQKMQQTARAEGISPEELAERNSNEFRAMGTLLNASNDDFIRTTEQRHHQTVQEVWRRMEKNGDIYKGGYAGWYSVRDEAYYQEDETELRGDGVRYGPQGTPVEWVEEESYFFKLSAYEDKLLKLYEDQPDFIGPNERRNEVISFVKSGLKDLSISRTTFDWGIKVPGDDKHVMYVWVDALTNYITATGYVEDQNGPRAKYWPADVHIIGKDIIRFHAVYWPAFLMSAGLPLPKRVYAHGFLLNKGEKMSKSLGNVVDPVNLVNHFGLDQVRYFFMREVSFGQDGSYSEEGIATRINADLANGIGNLASRSLSMIVKNCDGRIPTPGPLTEADEAILKIADDAIAICREEMDKQQIHKAVAAIINIVNEADRYFAAQAPWVLKKTDEARMGTVLYVTADVVRQIAILFQPIMPASAAKLLDLVAVAAEDRVFSKLGAAGRLSPGTVLEAPSPVFPRYVAQEADKA; encoded by the coding sequence ATGAGCGATCCGTATTACATCACAACCGCCATCTCCTATCCGAACGGCAAGCCGCATATCGGCCATGCCTATGAGCTGATCGCGACCGATGCCATGGCCCGGTTCCAGCGGCTCGACGGACGGGATGTGTTCTTCCTGACCGGCACGGACGAACATGGCCAGAAGATGCAGCAGACGGCGCGCGCGGAAGGCATTTCGCCGGAAGAGCTGGCCGAGCGCAATTCGAACGAGTTCCGCGCGATGGGCACGTTGCTGAATGCCTCCAATGACGACTTCATCCGCACCACCGAGCAGCGTCATCACCAGACGGTGCAGGAAGTCTGGCGGCGGATGGAAAAGAACGGCGACATCTACAAGGGTGGCTATGCCGGCTGGTATTCGGTTCGCGACGAGGCTTACTATCAGGAAGACGAGACCGAATTGCGCGGTGACGGCGTTCGCTACGGGCCACAGGGCACGCCGGTCGAATGGGTAGAGGAGGAGAGCTACTTCTTCAAGCTTTCGGCCTATGAAGACAAGCTCTTGAAGCTCTATGAAGACCAGCCGGATTTCATCGGGCCGAACGAGCGCCGTAACGAAGTGATCTCCTTCGTCAAGTCGGGACTCAAGGACCTGTCGATCTCGCGCACGACGTTCGACTGGGGCATCAAGGTGCCCGGCGACGACAAGCATGTGATGTATGTCTGGGTCGACGCGCTGACAAACTACATCACCGCGACCGGCTATGTCGAAGACCAGAACGGCCCGCGGGCCAAATACTGGCCGGCCGATGTGCATATCATCGGCAAGGACATCATCCGTTTCCACGCCGTCTACTGGCCGGCCTTCCTGATGTCGGCAGGCCTGCCGCTGCCCAAGCGCGTCTACGCGCATGGCTTCCTGCTCAACAAGGGCGAGAAGATGTCGAAATCGCTCGGCAACGTCGTCGATCCGGTCAATCTGGTCAACCATTTCGGCCTTGACCAGGTGCGCTATTTCTTCATGCGCGAAGTGTCGTTCGGCCAGGACGGCAGCTATTCAGAGGAGGGGATCGCCACCCGCATCAATGCCGATCTCGCCAATGGCATCGGCAATCTCGCCAGCCGATCGTTGTCGATGATCGTGAAGAATTGCGACGGCCGCATTCCGACTCCGGGCCCGCTGACCGAGGCCGACGAGGCGATCCTGAAGATTGCCGACGACGCCATTGCCATCTGCCGCGAGGAGATGGACAAGCAGCAGATCCACAAGGCCGTTGCCGCGATCATCAACATCGTCAACGAAGCCGACCGCTATTTCGCCGCGCAGGCGCCGTGGGTGCTGAAGAAGACCGACGAAGCGCGCATGGGAACCGTGCTTTATGTGACCGCCGATGTGGTGCGCCAGATCGCAATCCTGTTCCAGCCGATCATGCCGGCATCTGCGGCAAAGCTGCTAGATCTGGTGGCCGTCGCAGCCGAAGACCGGGTGTTTTCCAAGCTCGGCGCTGCCGGCCGGCTTTCGCCCGGCACCGTGCTCGAGGCACCGTCGCCGGTGTTTCCCCGCTATGTTGCGCAGGAAGCGGACAAGGCTTGA
- a CDS encoding phosphatidylserine decarboxylase family protein, translated as MDERLQLVKARPGGWLPDDASVVAGWIGRLKAMARERALPIVAPIADFRDMVYNDPGLYSQADRMFADAYAKAPTTPLGQPSLQSFEEFIDLLNLIMQMAPEAYQDVSTQQPAGLIGFPINALLDWPMATEAGYNFFSNALVNQQFKKILAYWAQFLSSEASRYVLTQAATPISPETVAVPWLGADAQEEMTSVATQALGYGPNPTPSTFDQIFNCDPGAPYYGFASWDDFFTRTFRTGVRPVSFPQDDSVVINACESAPLQVVNNVSASNRFWMKGQPYSLEDMLAFDALAPQFIGGTVYQAFLSALSYHRWHSPVSGKIVKAYVSNGTYYLENLHEGFANPGGADPSAPNDSQPFLTAVATRGIIFIQADNPAIGLMAVVPVGMAEVSSCEITVKAGDRVNKGDQLGMFHFGGSTHCLVFRPGVNLKFNFYGQTPGLDAINMRVNTAIAAVV; from the coding sequence ATGGATGAACGACTGCAATTGGTGAAGGCGCGGCCGGGCGGCTGGTTGCCGGACGATGCATCGGTCGTTGCCGGATGGATCGGCCGGCTCAAGGCGATGGCCCGTGAACGCGCGCTGCCGATCGTGGCGCCGATCGCCGATTTTCGCGACATGGTCTACAATGATCCCGGTCTCTACAGTCAGGCGGACCGGATGTTTGCCGATGCCTACGCCAAGGCGCCGACCACGCCTCTCGGACAGCCCTCGCTGCAGAGTTTCGAGGAATTCATCGACCTGCTCAATCTGATCATGCAGATGGCGCCGGAAGCCTATCAGGATGTCAGCACGCAGCAGCCGGCCGGGTTGATCGGTTTTCCGATCAATGCCTTGCTGGACTGGCCAATGGCAACCGAGGCCGGCTACAATTTCTTTTCCAACGCCCTGGTCAACCAGCAGTTCAAGAAGATCCTGGCCTACTGGGCACAGTTTCTCAGCTCGGAAGCCTCCCGCTATGTGCTGACCCAAGCGGCAACGCCGATCAGCCCTGAGACAGTTGCCGTGCCATGGCTTGGTGCCGATGCCCAGGAGGAAATGACCTCGGTCGCGACACAGGCGCTCGGCTACGGACCAAACCCGACACCGTCCACCTTCGACCAGATCTTCAATTGCGATCCGGGGGCGCCCTATTACGGCTTTGCCTCCTGGGACGATTTTTTCACGCGTACCTTCCGCACTGGTGTCAGGCCGGTCAGTTTTCCGCAGGATGACAGCGTTGTCATCAATGCCTGCGAATCCGCGCCGCTGCAGGTGGTCAACAATGTGTCGGCGAGCAACCGTTTCTGGATGAAGGGACAGCCCTACTCGCTCGAAGACATGCTGGCTTTCGATGCCCTTGCCCCGCAATTCATCGGCGGCACGGTGTATCAGGCGTTTCTCAGTGCCTTGAGCTATCACCGCTGGCACAGTCCGGTCAGCGGCAAGATCGTCAAGGCCTATGTCTCCAACGGCACCTACTACCTGGAAAACCTGCACGAGGGCTTTGCCAATCCCGGCGGCGCGGATCCCAGCGCGCCAAACGATTCACAACCGTTTCTGACAGCGGTTGCCACGCGCGGCATCATCTTCATCCAGGCCGACAATCCGGCAATCGGGCTGATGGCTGTCGTTCCTGTCGGAATGGCGGAAGTCTCGAGCTGCGAAATCACCGTGAAGGCCGGCGATCGCGTCAACAAGGGCGATCAGCTTGGCATGTTTCACTTCGGCGGATCGACGCATTGCCTGGTGTTCCGGCCGGGCGTCAATCTGAAATTCAACTTCTATGGTCAGACGCCGGGTCTCGACGCGATCAACATGCGCGTCAACACGGCAATTGCGGCGGTCGTCTGA
- a CDS encoding MBL fold metallo-hydrolase produces MSFRRRFTLLGCSSSPGVPRINGDWGDCDPTEPKNRRTRASFLIEQIGPDGGTTTVVVDTGPDFREQMIRARVERIDAVIYTHAHADHLHGIDDLRGYFHIQHHRIPIYADAFTMERIEMGFGYCLKTPPGSNYPPIVAPRILTDLDAPIEISGAGGTISLMPLVQQHGDITSLGLRIGNVAYCCDISDFPIATVDKLAGLEVLFIDALQYRPHPSHLSLEEALAWIERLKPGRAILTHMHIPLDYHTVLAETPAHVEPGYDQFSFEIQLDAPEA; encoded by the coding sequence ATGAGTTTTCGCCGCCGGTTCACGCTTCTCGGCTGCTCATCGTCGCCCGGCGTGCCGCGGATCAACGGCGATTGGGGCGATTGCGACCCGACGGAGCCGAAGAACCGGCGCACACGCGCGTCCTTCCTGATCGAGCAGATCGGGCCGGATGGCGGCACGACGACCGTGGTGGTGGATACCGGGCCTGATTTTCGCGAACAGATGATCCGCGCCAGGGTCGAGCGGATCGATGCGGTGATCTATACGCATGCCCATGCCGATCACCTGCACGGCATCGACGACCTGCGCGGCTATTTCCACATCCAGCACCACCGTATTCCGATCTATGCCGATGCGTTCACCATGGAGCGCATCGAGATGGGCTTCGGCTACTGTCTGAAGACGCCGCCCGGCAGCAATTATCCGCCCATCGTCGCGCCGAGGATCCTGACCGATCTGGATGCGCCAATCGAAATCTCCGGCGCCGGCGGCACGATCTCGCTGATGCCGCTGGTGCAGCAGCACGGCGACATCACGTCGCTCGGCCTCAGGATCGGCAATGTGGCCTATTGCTGCGACATCAGCGATTTTCCGATTGCGACCGTCGACAAACTGGCGGGGCTTGAGGTGCTGTTCATCGACGCACTTCAATATCGGCCGCACCCGAGCCATCTGTCGCTTGAGGAAGCGCTTGCATGGATCGAGCGGCTGAAACCCGGCCGGGCAATTTTGACCCATATGCATATCCCGCTGGACTACCACACCGTGTTGGCCGAAACGCCGGCGCATGTCGAACCGGGTTACGACCAGTTTTCGTTTGAAATTCAGCTGGATGCGCCAGAGGCCTGA
- a CDS encoding DNA polymerase III subunit delta', with the protein MSEERAGLLDGAIAPMLNTRLFGHREAEDFLARGYRSGKGHHAILIEGPEGIGKATLAFRFANHILRHPDPLTAPDTIGDPDPEHMISRQIASGASHNLLHLSRPVDDKTGRVKSAITVDEVRRAGHFFSQTSGTGNWRIVIIDPADDLNRNAANAILKILEEPPKRAMFLVLSHAPGKLLPTIRSRCLPLRLEQLSPQAMDEALGQLGLAIPDERREAVLALAKGSVARALKLVNYGGADILAAFDEMLAAQGPGQRRMMFKIADALSGKDSEVAFGFFTEHLGDHLSDLARRLALSGDLHAAEHYARLTSTINEQLSIAAGYNLDRKQTILDVLASVTR; encoded by the coding sequence ATGAGCGAGGAACGGGCAGGCCTGCTGGACGGCGCCATCGCGCCGATGCTGAATACCCGGCTGTTCGGCCACCGGGAGGCCGAGGATTTTCTGGCGCGGGGATACCGGTCGGGCAAGGGTCATCATGCGATCCTGATCGAAGGCCCCGAAGGCATCGGCAAGGCGACGCTGGCGTTCCGCTTTGCCAATCACATCCTGCGCCATCCCGATCCGCTGACGGCGCCCGACACGATCGGTGACCCCGATCCTGAACACATGATCAGCCGGCAGATCGCCTCCGGCGCCAGCCACAACCTGTTGCATCTGTCGCGGCCGGTGGACGACAAGACGGGCCGGGTGAAATCGGCAATCACCGTCGATGAAGTGCGCCGGGCAGGCCATTTCTTCAGCCAGACTTCGGGCACCGGCAACTGGCGGATCGTGATCATCGATCCGGCAGACGACCTGAACCGCAATGCAGCCAATGCCATCCTGAAGATCCTCGAGGAACCGCCGAAGCGGGCGATGTTCCTGGTGCTTTCCCATGCGCCGGGCAAGCTTCTGCCGACGATCCGGTCGCGCTGCCTGCCGCTGAGGTTGGAGCAGCTTTCGCCACAGGCGATGGACGAGGCGCTCGGGCAGCTCGGCCTTGCCATCCCGGACGAACGGCGCGAGGCGGTGCTGGCGCTTGCCAAGGGCAGCGTGGCGAGGGCACTGAAGCTGGTGAACTATGGCGGCGCCGACATCCTGGCGGCCTTCGACGAGATGCTGGCGGCGCAAGGGCCGGGACAGCGCCGGATGATGTTCAAGATCGCCGATGCACTTTCGGGCAAGGACAGCGAGGTCGCGTTCGGCTTCTTCACCGAACATCTCGGCGATCATCTGAGCGATCTGGCGCGCCGCCTGGCACTGTCGGGCGACCTTCACGCGGCGGAACACTATGCGCGGCTGACCTCGACGATCAACGAACAGCTATCGATTGCCGCCGGCTACAATCTCGACCGCAAGCAGACGATCCTCGACGTGCTGGCATCGGTGACGCGCTGA
- a CDS encoding LysE family translocator — MPDLSTLMLFSAACVVLTATPGPDMLLIASRSISQGRAAGFLTYVGIALGTYCHALAAALGLSQLFLAVPAAYELVRWAGCAYLLYLAWKTLRSEATQFAPSAGLKRYSMRRILGEGLATNLLNPKMALFVLALFPQFLDPAKGSLTLQILVLATVLNLIGFGVNGAVILLSGHIRNRMTGLGRFRKLPQYLLATVFAGLACRLALGTRH; from the coding sequence ATGCCGGATCTCTCCACTCTCATGCTTTTTTCTGCAGCCTGCGTCGTTCTCACTGCGACGCCGGGGCCTGACATGTTGCTGATTGCCTCGCGCAGCATCAGCCAGGGACGTGCTGCAGGCTTTCTGACTTATGTCGGCATCGCGCTCGGTACATATTGCCACGCCCTTGCCGCAGCTTTGGGACTGTCACAGCTCTTTCTCGCTGTTCCGGCCGCCTACGAGCTAGTCCGCTGGGCCGGCTGCGCCTATTTGCTCTATCTCGCCTGGAAGACGCTGCGGTCTGAAGCGACACAATTTGCCCCGAGCGCCGGCCTGAAGCGCTATTCCATGCGGCGAATTCTCGGCGAAGGCTTGGCGACGAACCTGCTCAATCCGAAGATGGCGCTGTTTGTCCTCGCCCTGTTCCCGCAGTTTCTCGATCCGGCAAAGGGCTCCCTGACCCTGCAGATCCTCGTTCTGGCAACGGTGCTGAACCTGATAGGTTTCGGTGTCAACGGAGCGGTCATCCTGCTGAGTGGCCATATCCGAAACCGGATGACAGGTCTGGGCCGCTTCAGGAAGCTGCCCCAGTACCTACTCGCGACGGTCTTTGCCGGCCTTGCTTGCCGTCTCGCCCTTGGAACGAGGCATTAA
- the tmk gene encoding dTMP kinase, whose product MATGRGLFVSFEGGEGAGKSTQIRRLAESLRQKGHQVLLTREPGGSPGAEALRHVLLSGAAEAFGVRMEAMLFAAARADHLATVIRPALTKGQIVLCDRFVDSSRVYQGVTGNLEPALMAALERVAVGKSMPDLTLILDLPADVGLARARRRAGEQSQTAVADRFEREEIDVHEKRRQAFLEIAQREPARCRVVDASFDVDRIAKDILAEVTLVLVQRGSSAGSGVGSGGVSNASHETAAAR is encoded by the coding sequence TTGGCAACCGGACGCGGATTGTTCGTCAGTTTCGAAGGAGGCGAGGGGGCCGGGAAATCGACCCAGATCCGCCGCCTTGCCGAAAGCTTGCGCCAGAAGGGCCACCAGGTCCTGCTGACACGCGAGCCGGGCGGATCGCCGGGTGCCGAAGCGCTGCGGCATGTGCTTTTGTCGGGGGCCGCCGAAGCCTTTGGTGTGCGCATGGAGGCGATGCTGTTTGCCGCCGCACGGGCCGACCATCTTGCAACCGTCATCCGGCCGGCGCTGACGAAGGGGCAGATCGTACTGTGCGACCGCTTCGTCGACTCCTCGCGGGTCTATCAGGGCGTGACCGGCAATCTCGAGCCGGCGCTGATGGCGGCGCTGGAGCGGGTAGCGGTCGGCAAGAGCATGCCGGACCTCACCCTGATCCTCGACCTTCCGGCCGATGTCGGGCTGGCGCGGGCGCGAAGGAGAGCCGGCGAGCAGAGCCAGACGGCCGTGGCGGACCGGTTCGAGCGCGAGGAGATCGACGTGCATGAGAAGCGCCGCCAGGCATTTCTCGAGATTGCCCAGCGCGAGCCGGCGCGGTGCCGCGTGGTCGACGCAAGCTTCGATGTCGACCGGATCGCCAAGGACATCCTTGCCGAGGTGACACTGGTCCTCGTGCAGCGTGGGTCCAGTGCTGGGTCCGGCGTCGGGTCTGGCGGCGTCTCCAACGCAAGCCACGAGACGGCGGCGGCGCGATGA
- a CDS encoding IS30 family transposase codes for MKRTYSHIDLDERRKIARWRTAGLSVEVIAEKLGRHRSTIFREIKRNTFADKVVPDLNGYYCVTAHEMACERRAKLRKLVRFSTVRQSVIDRIIHGWSPQQIAGRMRLERHPISVSHETIYKFAYSSDGHAIKLWRHLPEHRARRRPRHARRKYGQRFSPELNILRRPDVVADRKQFGHWECDLIQFRKKFGKANMTSLVERVSRFAIFLRNNDRQSRPVMNGLVQALQALPHLARRSITFDRGTEFTDWPYLQASIGTQTWFCDPQSPWQKGTVENTNRRARKWLSREVDPLSVTDADLIAICNQLNATPRKCLGYRTPAEVFRKKLLAQLRHAG; via the coding sequence ATGAAACGCACCTACTCCCATATTGATCTCGATGAGCGTCGTAAGATTGCCCGCTGGCGAACGGCTGGGCTGAGTGTCGAGGTCATCGCCGAGAAACTTGGTCGACATCGCTCGACGATCTTTCGTGAGATCAAGCGCAACACGTTCGCCGACAAGGTCGTCCCCGATCTCAATGGCTACTACTGCGTGACGGCGCACGAAATGGCTTGCGAACGGCGGGCCAAGCTCCGGAAGCTGGTGCGCTTCTCGACTGTGAGGCAGTCCGTTATCGACCGGATCATCCATGGTTGGTCGCCGCAGCAAATCGCTGGCCGGATGCGCTTGGAACGGCACCCGATCTCAGTCAGTCACGAAACGATCTACAAGTTCGCATACTCGTCCGACGGACATGCAATCAAGCTGTGGCGTCATCTGCCTGAGCATCGGGCTCGACGGCGACCGCGACATGCAAGACGCAAGTATGGCCAAAGGTTTAGCCCTGAACTGAACATTCTACGCCGTCCGGATGTCGTTGCCGATCGCAAGCAGTTTGGGCATTGGGAATGCGATCTGATCCAGTTTCGCAAGAAGTTCGGCAAGGCCAATATGACGTCCCTCGTGGAGCGAGTCAGCCGCTTTGCCATCTTTCTGCGCAACAATGATCGGCAGTCCCGGCCGGTTATGAACGGACTTGTGCAAGCGCTACAAGCGCTGCCCCACCTCGCCCGCCGCTCAATCACATTCGATCGTGGCACTGAGTTCACCGACTGGCCCTATCTGCAAGCCAGCATCGGCACACAGACCTGGTTTTGTGACCCGCAGTCACCCTGGCAGAAAGGCACGGTTGAGAACACCAACAGGCGAGCGCGGAAATGGCTTTCGAGAGAGGTCGATCCCTTATCCGTGACTGATGCCGATCTGATCGCCATCTGCAATCAGCTCAATGCCACACCGCGCAAATGTCTCGGCTATCGAACGCCGGCAGAAGTCTTCCGCAAGAAACTGCTCGCACAGCTGAGGCATGCCGGATAG
- the tgt gene encoding tRNA guanosine(34) transglycosylase Tgt — protein sequence MSETISESTPETTSENFTFTLKATSGKARLGEISMPRGTIRTPAFMPVGTVGTVKAMYLDQVKEGGADIILGNTYHLMLRPGPERVARLGGLHELIRWPGPILTDSGGFQVMSLSGLRKLDEQGVTFKSHVDGSLHHMSPERSIEIQGLLDSDIQMQLDECVALPNEPREIERAMELSLRWAERCRVAFGNQPGKAMFGIVQGGDQPGLRVRSAEGLKQLDLKGYAVGGLAVGEPQHVMLEMLGITLPVLPVEKPRYLMGVGTPDDMLKSVGEGIDMFDCVMPTRSGRHGLAFTRRGKVNIRNARHAEDTRPLDEQSSCPAARDYSRAYLHHLVRSNEALGGMLLSWNNLSYYQELMQGIRKSIAENRFEDFKAETIEMWNRGDIDKL from the coding sequence ATGTCCGAAACCATCTCCGAAAGCACTCCCGAGACCACGTCAGAGAACTTCACGTTCACGCTGAAGGCGACCAGCGGCAAGGCCCGGCTCGGCGAGATCTCCATGCCGCGCGGCACGATCCGCACGCCGGCCTTCATGCCGGTCGGCACCGTCGGCACCGTCAAGGCGATGTATCTCGACCAGGTCAAGGAAGGTGGCGCCGATATCATTCTCGGCAATACCTATCACCTGATGCTGCGCCCCGGCCCGGAACGCGTCGCCCGCCTCGGCGGCCTGCATGAACTGATCCGCTGGCCGGGCCCGATCCTCACCGATTCCGGCGGCTTCCAGGTCATGTCACTGTCGGGCCTGCGCAAGCTCGACGAACAGGGCGTCACCTTCAAGAGTCATGTCGATGGCTCCCTGCATCACATGTCGCCGGAGCGCTCGATCGAGATCCAGGGCCTGCTCGACAGCGACATCCAGATGCAGCTCGACGAATGTGTCGCGCTGCCCAATGAGCCGCGCGAGATCGAGCGGGCGATGGAGCTGTCGCTGCGCTGGGCCGAGCGCTGCCGCGTCGCCTTCGGCAACCAGCCCGGCAAGGCCATGTTCGGCATCGTCCAGGGTGGTGACCAGCCGGGTCTGCGCGTGCGGTCGGCCGAGGGACTGAAGCAGTTGGACCTGAAGGGCTATGCCGTCGGTGGCCTCGCCGTCGGCGAACCGCAGCATGTCATGCTGGAAATGCTCGGCATCACGCTACCGGTCCTGCCGGTTGAGAAGCCGCGCTACCTGATGGGCGTCGGCACGCCGGACGACATGTTGAAATCGGTCGGCGAGGGCATCGACATGTTCGATTGCGTCATGCCGACCCGTTCCGGCCGTCACGGCTTGGCGTTTACCCGCCGCGGCAAGGTCAATATCCGCAATGCCCGCCATGCCGAGGACACGCGCCCGCTCGATGAGCAGTCGTCCTGCCCGGCCGCCCGCGACTATTCCCGCGCCTACCTGCATCATCTCGTGCGTTCCAACGAGGCGCTGGGCGGCATGCTGCTCTCCTGGAACAACCTGTCCTACTATCAGGAACTGATGCAGGGCATCCGCAAGTCGATCGCCGAAAACCGCTTCGAGGACTTCAAGGCCGAAACCATCGAAATGTGGAACCGGGGCGACATCGACAAGCTGTGA
- a CDS encoding DUF4864 domain-containing protein — protein sequence MCSRFAAALVVLAGLYPGLASADDPTAGDPATQARQVITQQITAFLNNDIPAAYSFASPEIKSAFPNAERFFEMVKKSYEPVYRPGNFAFGRNQMSPDGTVAFQEVLISAPDGKDWAVFYELKRQRGGNFAINGVRMMRETNSQGI from the coding sequence ATGTGCAGTCGATTTGCAGCGGCCCTTGTTGTTTTGGCGGGGCTTTATCCCGGGCTGGCTTCGGCCGATGATCCGACGGCTGGCGACCCAGCCACACAAGCGCGACAGGTGATCACCCAGCAGATCACCGCATTTCTCAACAATGATATCCCGGCCGCCTATTCCTTCGCGTCGCCTGAAATCAAATCGGCATTTCCGAATGCCGAGCGTTTTTTCGAGATGGTGAAGAAGAGTTATGAGCCGGTATACCGGCCCGGAAATTTCGCCTTCGGCCGCAACCAGATGTCGCCGGATGGCACGGTGGCGTTCCAGGAAGTGCTGATATCGGCGCCGGACGGCAAGGACTGGGCGGTATTCTACGAACTCAAGCGCCAGCGCGGCGGCAATTTCGCCATCAACGGCGTGCGGATGATGCGCGAGACCAATAGCCAGGGAATCTAG
- a CDS encoding TatD family hydrolase, which produces MLIDTHCHLDFADFDTERDELVTRAHQAGVRQMVTISTRVKKLDTLLALTERYASVFCSVGTHPNNAGDELDVSADELVRLAEAHDKIVAIGEAGLDYFYDTQTPEDQKTGFLRHIEAARRTQLPLVIHSRSADEDMAAILTEETGKGAFPFILHCFSAGQALADTGVALGGYVSFSGIVTFPKSQELRDIAATVPMDRLLVETDAPYLAPKRWRGKRNEPSYVVNTAEVLAEVKGVSYAEMADITTANALRCFSKMPRLA; this is translated from the coding sequence ATGCTGATCGATACGCATTGCCATCTCGATTTTGCCGATTTCGACACCGAACGCGACGAACTGGTGACGCGCGCGCATCAGGCGGGCGTCAGACAGATGGTGACAATCTCGACCAGGGTGAAGAAGCTCGACACGCTGCTGGCGCTGACCGAGCGCTATGCAAGCGTGTTCTGCTCGGTCGGCACGCATCCGAACAATGCCGGTGACGAACTTGACGTTAGCGCGGACGAACTGGTGCGGCTGGCAGAAGCGCATGACAAGATCGTGGCGATCGGCGAGGCGGGTCTCGACTATTTCTACGACACACAGACGCCGGAGGACCAGAAGACTGGCTTCCTGCGCCATATCGAGGCCGCACGGCGCACGCAACTGCCGCTGGTGATCCACAGCCGCAGCGCCGACGAGGACATGGCTGCGATTTTGACCGAGGAGACGGGGAAGGGCGCCTTCCCGTTCATCTTGCATTGCTTTTCGGCAGGCCAGGCCCTGGCCGATACCGGCGTTGCCCTTGGCGGCTATGTCTCGTTTTCCGGCATCGTCACGTTTCCGAAGTCGCAGGAACTGCGCGACATCGCCGCAACCGTGCCGATGGATCGGCTTCTGGTCGAAACGGATGCACCTTATCTGGCGCCGAAACGCTGGCGGGGAAAGCGCAACGAGCCGTCCTATGTGGTCAACACGGCCGAGGTTCTGGCCGAGGTCAAGGGCGTGTCCTATGCCGAGATGGCCGATATCACCACCGCCAACGCATTGCGCTGCTTTTCGAAAATGCCGAGGCTTGCATGA